The following are from one region of the Anaeropeptidivorans aminofermentans genome:
- a CDS encoding copper amine oxidase N-terminal domain-containing protein translates to MKRLAAAVLTLALILTGTFSYTAFAYSLNWPDAFTKYLDDELSKIQEQKSNYTSFALYDIENDGIPELFLKGGNDGKAYKIVRLKNGAAVTERSFVGGSAFYRNLDTEGFVISYTNTSGMYYVVYDQEKGLNQSDEIFKTRRYKTEDMDDWDSLYFFYNKEVTKEQYDKLQTEILDMVSISFSAINKENINEVYAGVFPAGKSPDFKGALSGSSNLSFNSVTFPNGESQNIESQGTRYVYGLLMINGDLISGFYPVNLEGTTLVPVRVVSENLNAEVSWNPAMKKVTIEGSAKIEMYIGDSEATVDGQSVTLDVPAQIINDSTYVPIRFVAENLNTDVYFKEGNDPFIPIINVESKGSKSTIDESQALAKASSFFDNIEWVPNQMVFTRSYMEKNLAFKSEGLVLGRYWSIVLDVKDSQRLWIDQYTGQVYSVYTANDKYGIELGTDAVISTLASQYLY, encoded by the coding sequence ATGAAGAGACTTGCAGCGGCAGTGTTAACCCTGGCCCTTATTCTCACAGGCACCTTTTCTTATACCGCATTCGCCTACAGCTTAAATTGGCCTGATGCTTTTACGAAATATCTTGACGATGAATTGTCAAAAATTCAAGAGCAAAAATCGAATTACACAAGCTTTGCTCTCTATGATATTGAAAATGACGGCATACCAGAGCTTTTCTTAAAAGGCGGAAATGACGGCAAGGCCTATAAAATCGTAAGATTGAAAAATGGCGCCGCAGTTACTGAAAGGTCCTTTGTAGGCGGAAGCGCTTTCTACAGAAACCTCGATACAGAAGGTTTTGTGATTTCCTACACAAATACATCAGGCATGTACTATGTAGTCTATGATCAGGAGAAGGGCCTGAACCAATCTGATGAAATATTCAAAACAAGAAGATACAAAACAGAAGATATGGACGATTGGGATTCCTTATATTTCTTCTATAACAAAGAAGTAACAAAGGAGCAATACGATAAGCTTCAGACAGAAATTTTAGATATGGTAAGCATAAGCTTCTCCGCCATAAACAAAGAAAATATCAACGAAGTATATGCAGGCGTATTTCCTGCAGGAAAAAGCCCGGACTTTAAAGGCGCCTTATCAGGAAGCTCAAACTTAAGCTTTAATTCTGTTACCTTCCCTAACGGAGAAAGCCAGAACATCGAAAGCCAGGGAACAAGATACGTATACGGCCTTCTTATGATAAACGGAGATTTAATATCCGGTTTCTACCCTGTTAATCTTGAAGGAACAACTCTCGTACCTGTAAGAGTCGTAAGCGAAAATCTGAACGCAGAGGTTTCATGGAATCCTGCTATGAAGAAGGTCACCATTGAAGGAAGCGCGAAAATCGAAATGTACATAGGCGATTCAGAGGCCACTGTAGACGGTCAAAGCGTAACATTAGATGTTCCTGCCCAGATCATAAATGATTCTACTTATGTTCCCATAAGATTTGTTGCAGAAAACCTCAATACAGATGTTTACTTTAAAGAAGGAAACGACCCCTTTATCCCTATAATAAACGTTGAAAGCAAAGGCTCAAAATCAACTATAGATGAAAGCCAGGCCCTTGCAAAAGCATCTTCTTTCTTCGATAATATCGAATGGGTTCCAAACCAGATGGTATTTACAAGAAGCTATATGGAAAAAAACCTTGCTTTTAAAAGCGAAGGTCTTGTTCTCGGAAGATACTGGTCAATCGTTTTAGATGTTAAAGACAGTCAAAGGCTCTGGATTGACCAATATACAGGTCAAGTATATTCCGTATACACAGCAAATGACAAATACGGTATTGAGCTTGGTACAGATGCTGTGATTTCAACCCTTGCCTCTCAATATTTATATTAA
- a CDS encoding helix-turn-helix domain-containing protein, which yields MFKSKNEDGSLNLSPKASLFRKGKTLSQQDLAEQLQLQEIHLKELREQYNYTKTQIANYIGVTKRTYSNYENGKTKIPVKVLIKLSYYYNTSVDYLIGFTDDPVPHERRPLE from the coding sequence ATGTTTAAAAGTAAAAATGAAGATGGCTCATTAAATCTCAGCCCTAAAGCTTCATTGTTTCGGAAGGGGAAAACGCTTTCACAGCAAGATTTAGCAGAGCAATTGCAGTTACAAGAAATACATTTAAAAGAGTTGCGAGAGCAGTACAATTACACAAAGACGCAAATAGCCAATTATATTGGCGTAACAAAGCGTACATATTCAAACTACGAAAATGGAAAAACAAAGATTCCAGTTAAAGTTCTTATTAAGCTGTCTTATTATTACAATACAAGTGTAGATTATCTCATCGGGTTTACAGATGATCCAGTGCCTCATGAACGTAGGCCTCTCGAATAA
- the addB gene encoding helicase-exonuclease AddAB subunit AddB, translated as MKMQYIFGGAGTGKTEECFKEMLSLSEDKFKNIIYIVPEQFSLEAERKLAEKSKNKVIMNIQVLSFQRLAYHMFSQTGIKSQKSLDDTAKAMLIRKILNIHKNELKFFKNTNITPGFIDKICDLIKEFHQYSISPNDLLDSSRKNQPEDIKLSDIALIYSSYLSYIENNYISMDEALDILAVNINQLDFIEGAYIWIDNFSGFTPQEYKVISSLLKKAEKVSISLTVRTGDLYYRDLKQNDIFFEIKRAVNKLTDICSKEGIKILSPLLLKDCIRLKDAPDLLFLEKNYFNYRPVRFTGENKRVKIYRALTRYDEVSMAADKIIELVRDKGYQYCDIAILAADMKAYENMVESIFKSYHISFFIDSRMDISAHPLIELVRAAVEIPARDWSYESIFRFLKSGLIPMNKDDIDILENYVIAYGIKGYKWRLPEWLYGFSKDSLFNKDKIHELKNEACKYINYFAEGMSKKTALTGNEFTLRLYHMLKELNVKESMEALYEEAYNKDDKPLMKKHLGAWENLCQVLDKISDIFGDIQMDLSQFFEIFETGILSRDTGAIPPVRDRVIFGDIYRSRLDEIKALIVLGVLENEFPKVKKDDGILGDKDRASLSEKGIELAPDSFQAMQNDNFLIYSVLARATELLILSYPSSDLEGKAMFSSFVISRIEKLFEDTNLDYSGEEFISLPEPMLEKAALGIQNSLKEKNINSLYKALIEWYENNTKYASYIKKIKEIAHSKGHESLSPETTEMLYPREIKTSVSRLEKYAECPFAFFAKYNLGLKERSEYQVRSLDMGNLFHSILEEFSRLIFENNMEWGSLNQRDIDLYTNKAISIVKNNFKSDIFLNDAPATYALQRAERTARKSIWALSLHLKRGSFKPYGAEIDFGIKSPLTGIKIELSEKHILMLTGRIDRVDLLKSDGKVYVKIIDYKSGSKAFNPTDIYYGMQLQLLLYINSLIKNAKALFNIETEMLPGGIFYFRINDPVIEYNEKISPDNIEKFILEQFKMSGLILGESTVIEALDNSIEKSSPVISVNKNAKGEYTSRSGAIADENTFKKAMDYSVEKAKEIGRHMIGGRILPLPFKKGNATGCDYCQYKGICAFDPKENPYNIIKNKNSFNEF; from the coding sequence ATGAAAATGCAATATATTTTCGGAGGAGCCGGAACAGGAAAAACTGAAGAATGCTTCAAAGAGATGCTTTCTCTTTCTGAGGATAAATTTAAAAACATTATTTATATCGTCCCTGAGCAGTTTTCTCTGGAAGCCGAACGGAAACTTGCGGAAAAATCCAAAAACAAGGTTATCATGAATATTCAGGTGCTAAGCTTTCAGCGGCTTGCATACCATATGTTCAGCCAGACGGGAATAAAATCTCAAAAAAGCCTGGACGATACTGCAAAAGCAATGCTCATTCGAAAAATATTAAACATCCATAAAAATGAGCTTAAATTTTTTAAAAATACGAATATTACCCCCGGGTTTATCGATAAAATATGCGATTTAATAAAAGAATTTCACCAGTACAGCATAAGCCCCAACGATCTTTTAGATTCCTCCCGTAAAAATCAGCCTGAGGATATTAAACTATCGGATATTGCCCTGATATATTCCTCCTATTTAAGCTATATAGAAAATAATTATATCTCCATGGACGAAGCCTTGGATATTTTAGCCGTCAATATAAATCAGCTGGATTTTATAGAAGGCGCTTATATATGGATTGATAATTTTTCAGGTTTTACCCCTCAGGAGTACAAAGTAATCTCATCTTTATTAAAAAAAGCCGAAAAAGTAAGCATCAGCCTTACAGTTAGAACAGGGGATTTATATTATAGGGATTTAAAGCAGAACGATATATTCTTTGAGATTAAAAGAGCCGTAAACAAACTTACAGATATTTGTTCAAAAGAAGGCATAAAAATACTTTCTCCTCTTCTTTTGAAGGACTGTATCAGGCTTAAAGATGCCCCTGATTTGCTTTTTCTTGAGAAAAATTATTTTAATTACAGGCCGGTGAGATTTACAGGGGAGAATAAGAGAGTAAAAATCTACAGGGCCTTAACCCGTTACGATGAGGTTTCCATGGCCGCCGATAAAATCATAGAGCTTGTCCGCGATAAAGGCTATCAATATTGTGACATTGCAATCTTAGCGGCCGATATGAAGGCTTATGAAAATATGGTTGAAAGCATATTTAAAAGCTATCACATCTCATTTTTCATAGATTCCCGTATGGATATATCCGCCCACCCTCTTATAGAGCTTGTAAGAGCCGCCGTGGAAATTCCGGCAAGAGACTGGTCTTATGAAAGCATATTCCGTTTCTTAAAATCAGGGCTTATTCCCATGAATAAAGATGATATTGACATCCTTGAAAATTACGTTATCGCCTATGGCATAAAGGGCTATAAATGGCGCCTTCCTGAATGGCTCTACGGCTTTTCAAAAGACTCTTTATTTAATAAGGATAAGATTCATGAGCTAAAGAATGAAGCATGTAAATATATCAATTATTTTGCCGAGGGCATGAGCAAAAAAACAGCTCTTACTGGAAATGAATTTACTTTAAGGCTATATCATATGCTTAAGGAGCTGAATGTGAAAGAAAGCATGGAAGCTCTTTATGAAGAAGCTTATAATAAAGACGACAAGCCTCTTATGAAAAAACATCTGGGCGCATGGGAAAATTTATGTCAGGTCCTTGATAAAATTTCAGATATTTTCGGTGACATTCAAATGGACCTTTCTCAGTTTTTTGAAATATTTGAAACAGGTATTTTATCAAGAGATACGGGAGCAATCCCTCCCGTTAGAGACAGAGTTATATTCGGCGATATTTACAGAAGCCGTTTAGATGAAATAAAGGCTTTGATTGTTCTTGGTGTACTGGAAAACGAATTTCCCAAGGTAAAAAAGGACGACGGCATTTTAGGTGATAAGGACAGAGCCTCCCTTTCTGAAAAGGGTATAGAGCTTGCACCGGATAGTTTTCAGGCAATGCAAAATGATAATTTCCTGATTTATTCCGTGCTTGCAAGGGCAACGGAGCTTTTAATCCTCTCCTACCCTTCCTCTGACTTAGAAGGCAAGGCAATGTTTTCCTCTTTCGTTATTTCACGGATAGAGAAGCTTTTTGAAGACACAAACCTGGATTATTCAGGAGAAGAATTCATCTCCCTTCCTGAGCCCATGCTTGAAAAGGCGGCATTGGGAATACAGAACAGTTTAAAAGAGAAAAATATAAACAGCCTTTATAAAGCCCTTATTGAGTGGTATGAAAACAATACAAAATACGCAAGCTATATAAAGAAAATAAAGGAAATAGCCCATTCAAAAGGCCATGAAAGCCTAAGCCCTGAAACCACAGAAATGCTTTATCCAAGGGAAATTAAAACCAGTGTTTCAAGGCTTGAAAAATACGCTGAATGCCCCTTTGCCTTTTTCGCAAAATATAATCTGGGTCTTAAGGAAAGAAGTGAATATCAGGTAAGAAGCCTTGATATGGGAAACCTCTTCCACAGTATACTGGAAGAATTTTCACGGCTTATTTTTGAAAATAATATGGAATGGGGCAGCCTCAATCAAAGGGATATCGACCTATATACAAATAAAGCCATAAGCATTGTAAAAAATAACTTTAAAAGCGATATATTCCTTAATGATGCCCCTGCCACCTATGCTCTTCAGAGAGCCGAAAGAACAGCCAGAAAATCCATATGGGCATTAAGCCTTCATTTAAAAAGAGGAAGCTTTAAGCCTTACGGCGCAGAAATAGACTTTGGAATAAAAAGCCCCTTAACGGGAATAAAAATAGAACTTAGCGAAAAGCATATCCTAATGCTTACGGGAAGAATAGACAGAGTAGACCTGCTAAAAAGCGACGGTAAGGTATATGTTAAAATCATAGACTATAAATCAGGAAGCAAGGCCTTTAACCCCACAGATATCTATTACGGAATGCAGCTGCAATTGCTTCTTTATATCAATAGCCTCATTAAAAACGCAAAGGCCCTTTTTAATATTGAAACCGAAATGCTCCCGGGGGGAATATTTTATTTTAGAATAAATGACCCTGTGATTGAATATAATGAAAAAATTTCTCCTGATAATATTGAAAAATTCATATTGGAGCAATTTAAAATGAGCGGCCTTATATTGGGGGAAAGCACAGTAATAGAAGCATTGGATAACAGTATAGAGAAGTCCTCTCCCGTAATTTCCGTAAACAAAAATGCCAAGGGGGAATACACAAGCAGATCCGGTGCCATAGCCGATGAAAACACCTTTAAAAAAGCCATGGATTACTCTGTAGAAAAGGCCAAAGAAATAGGCAGGCATATGATCGGCGGAAGGATACTTCCCCTGCCCTTTAAAAAAGGAAACGCCACAGGCTGCGATTACTGTCAGTATAAAGGCATTTGCGCCTTCGACCCTAAGGAGAATCCGTATAATATTATTAAAAACAAAAATTCCTTTAACGAGTTTTAG
- a CDS encoding ZIP family metal transporter, producing the protein MSTFIGSLLSFPIKKITHKMNDIILSFAAGIMLAATVFSLIIPSMEQPNSTLFATIAGIAAGAFFITILDKAVPHIHNYIEPSLADTGNRESLDKVILFLLAIAIHNFPEGLAVGVSFTGDNIGNALSIAIGISLQNIPEGMITIIPLIAAGLDRKRAMIIALITGLTEVLGTLIGYAAISVSAVILPFILAFAGGTMLFVISHEMIPDTHSHGYENQATYSLIAGFIVMLCIDYLFA; encoded by the coding sequence ATGTCCACATTTATAGGCTCCTTATTGTCTTTTCCCATTAAAAAAATCACCCATAAAATGAATGATATCATTTTAAGCTTTGCCGCAGGTATCATGCTTGCAGCAACAGTATTCAGCTTAATTATTCCTTCTATGGAGCAGCCGAATTCAACCCTTTTTGCAACTATTGCAGGAATAGCCGCAGGCGCTTTTTTCATTACGATTCTTGATAAAGCTGTTCCCCATATCCATAATTACATAGAGCCTTCCCTGGCAGACACCGGAAACAGGGAAAGCCTCGACAAAGTAATATTATTTCTTCTAGCCATAGCCATACATAATTTCCCTGAAGGCCTTGCCGTAGGCGTAAGCTTCACAGGTGATAATATTGGCAATGCCTTATCCATAGCCATCGGTATATCCCTTCAAAATATCCCTGAAGGAATGATTACTATAATCCCTCTTATCGCTGCCGGTCTTGACCGTAAAAGAGCCATGATTATAGCCCTTATAACAGGCCTTACAGAGGTTTTAGGAACGCTTATAGGTTATGCAGCAATAAGCGTGTCTGCCGTTATCCTGCCCTTTATATTGGCTTTTGCAGGGGGTACCATGCTCTTTGTCATAAGCCATGAAATGATTCCCGATACCCACAGCCACGGATATGAAAATCAGGCGACCTATTCATTAATTGCAGGGTTTATCGTAATGCTTTGCATAGATTATTTATTTGCTTAA
- a CDS encoding VanW family protein — MPNSNRTKKRRKEKRSFMLPVSIAFLMLALTSLVIVSCEVVNDIKSDKEAEEIKIAETDTIYDNIYINDINIGGLKKDEALTKLENELNKTFSEEKIGFSHGNDLFEYIFTDFKAQYDIESAVNAAFEYGRKGEPKERLEKINNLVENPLKLTAEYAYDLNSVKEKASALSEAINKEPVNASLKRENGVFITTPEIAGIKVVEEDAVKAMVEFLDSKKGGSMSVPTAPVEAQYTEESFRKATQLIGTYQTKIAGGAAGRNQNIYTAADKINDYVVYPGEVFSTNAAFGEMTVANGYSMAPVIIGGVLEDGMGGGVCQVSSTLYIALLYAELDIVERQNHSQRVGYVPAAYDATLAGDYIDLKFKNNTDYPVTIETDITGNILTVNVYGYEIHNEGRRLEFYNTLVETVPPPAEEVVETEELPLGQKEVKVEALAGTKYNLYKIVYENDKEIAREKVNLSYYKPRRSIIRVGIGPEAPKSPEEEPSEVPQSTTQTPPEAVPEIPSDTPNHETPVEETEVPPIIE, encoded by the coding sequence ATGCCCAATAGTAATAGAACAAAAAAGAGGAGAAAAGAAAAACGCTCTTTTATGCTTCCCGTAAGCATCGCGTTTTTAATGCTGGCTCTTACCTCTCTGGTAATTGTAAGCTGTGAGGTAGTTAACGATATTAAATCAGATAAAGAAGCGGAAGAAATTAAAATCGCTGAAACAGATACAATCTACGATAATATTTACATAAATGATATCAATATAGGGGGATTAAAAAAGGACGAAGCCTTAACAAAGCTTGAAAATGAGCTGAATAAAACTTTTTCTGAAGAAAAAATAGGCTTTTCACACGGAAACGACCTTTTTGAATATATATTTACAGATTTTAAAGCCCAATACGATATAGAATCTGCCGTAAATGCTGCTTTTGAATACGGAAGGAAAGGCGAGCCCAAGGAAAGGCTTGAAAAAATAAACAACCTTGTTGAGAATCCTCTTAAACTAACGGCAGAATATGCTTATGACTTAAATTCCGTAAAGGAAAAGGCTTCCGCATTATCAGAAGCCATAAACAAAGAGCCTGTAAATGCTTCTTTGAAAAGAGAAAACGGCGTGTTTATAACTACGCCTGAAATTGCCGGAATAAAAGTAGTGGAAGAAGATGCCGTAAAAGCTATGGTTGAGTTTTTAGACAGCAAAAAAGGCGGCAGCATGTCTGTTCCTACAGCGCCTGTTGAAGCCCAATATACGGAGGAAAGCTTCCGAAAGGCTACTCAGCTTATAGGCACTTATCAAACGAAAATCGCCGGCGGTGCTGCCGGAAGGAATCAAAATATATACACTGCCGCAGATAAAATAAATGATTACGTAGTTTATCCGGGAGAAGTATTTTCAACGAACGCTGCCTTTGGGGAAATGACCGTCGCAAACGGCTATTCCATGGCTCCTGTAATCATCGGGGGCGTTCTTGAAGACGGAATGGGCGGAGGCGTTTGCCAGGTTTCCTCGACTCTTTATATTGCCCTGCTCTATGCCGAACTTGACATCGTAGAAAGGCAAAACCACTCTCAGAGGGTGGGATACGTTCCTGCAGCTTACGATGCTACTCTTGCGGGAGATTACATTGACCTGAAATTTAAGAATAATACGGATTATCCTGTTACTATAGAAACAGATATTACCGGAAATATCCTTACTGTAAACGTTTATGGATACGAAATACATAACGAAGGCCGCAGGCTTGAATTTTACAATACCCTTGTGGAAACCGTTCCCCCTCCTGCTGAAGAAGTCGTAGAGACGGAAGAGCTTCCCCTTGGTCAAAAGGAAGTTAAGGTAGAAGCCCTTGCAGGCACAAAATATAATTTATACAAAATAGTTTATGAAAACGATAAGGAAATAGCCAGAGAAAAGGTTAATTTAAGTTATTACAAGCCCCGCCGTTCCATAATTCGGGTAGGAATAGGCCCTGAGGCTCCTAAGTCGCCTGAGGAAGAGCCTTCAGAGGTTCCTCAAAGCACAACCCAAACCCCGCCGGAAGCGGTTCCTGAAATTCCTTCAGATACGCCTAATCATGAAACTCCTGTTGAGGAAACTGAGGTTCCGCCGATTATTGAATAA
- a CDS encoding signal peptidase I — protein sequence MNENMKSEEKNRRKSPVKIFLDIVTAVFFVICVALLLSSILSKYDKSIFGFRSFIVLTGSMSPTFDAGSFIIVKDKAPENIETGDIITYEISDNVILTHRVVEKNNTNGYSFITKGDANNIEDKNPVKETQIIGVAVLWINGLGSLLLSLQQPRNMILLISLILILFGLWEIIPWFVRKKDEGDKTTNT from the coding sequence ATGAATGAAAATATGAAATCAGAAGAAAAAAACAGAAGAAAAAGCCCTGTGAAAATATTTCTTGATATTGTTACGGCTGTGTTTTTCGTTATATGCGTTGCTCTTCTTCTGAGCTCTATTTTATCAAAATATGACAAATCTATTTTTGGATTTAGAAGCTTTATCGTTCTAACAGGAAGCATGAGCCCAACTTTTGACGCAGGAAGCTTCATAATTGTAAAAGATAAGGCTCCCGAAAATATAGAGACAGGAGATATTATCACTTATGAAATAAGTGATAATGTTATTTTAACACACAGAGTAGTAGAAAAGAATAACACGAATGGATACTCATTTATTACGAAAGGCGACGCCAATAATATAGAAGATAAAAATCCTGTTAAGGAAACACAGATAATCGGGGTTGCCGTATTGTGGATTAACGGTCTTGGCTCTCTTTTATTAAGTCTTCAGCAGCCGCGGAATATGATTTTACTTATAAGCCTTATTCTTATTTTGTTTGGCTTGTGGGAAATTATACCTTGGTTTGTGAGGAAAAAAGATGAAGGAGATAAGACCACGAATACTTAG
- a CDS encoding asparaginase domain-containing protein: MKNKVLVVETGGTFATSSISSIRTLSNYDNSKQVYQYGRVLERVEDHNIEFEIIRPIFTLSENLNMELLNTFLDAMYKVDFSKYKGVIITHGTDTLAYTANIISLLFSCKKVPIIFVSSNHPLDLPQSNGVDNFAAALDFIFSVNVQGVYVIYKNHEGKVEVHLGSRVKQMDQVVDNYDSFKNVYFGRIVNRVFVYNNDPLNPTAEEINALECPYKDKVIKLNKRVILIYPYVGMRHDFYNFSNNIDAVVYGVYHSGTFFTEKNYPDNSINKLIDKLAENNIPLFIAEISSQGDHYESVTNLASDCNVNLAYDISFENLYAKVLIGLELCENAKDINNFINGTNIFFEKIV; encoded by the coding sequence ATGAAAAATAAGGTTTTAGTAGTTGAAACAGGCGGCACCTTTGCTACAAGCTCTATTTCATCAATCCGCACTTTAAGCAATTACGACAATTCAAAGCAGGTATACCAATACGGCAGAGTTTTAGAAAGAGTAGAAGACCATAATATTGAATTTGAAATTATAAGGCCTATATTTACTTTAAGCGAAAATTTAAACATGGAGCTTTTAAACACTTTTCTCGATGCTATGTATAAAGTAGATTTCAGCAAATATAAGGGCGTAATTATTACCCACGGCACAGATACTCTCGCATATACGGCAAATATAATAAGCCTTTTGTTCTCATGTAAAAAAGTCCCTATTATTTTCGTATCAAGTAACCACCCTCTTGACCTTCCTCAGTCAAATGGCGTGGATAATTTTGCCGCTGCTCTGGATTTTATATTCAGCGTAAATGTTCAGGGCGTATATGTAATTTATAAAAATCATGAAGGAAAGGTTGAAGTACATCTCGGTTCAAGAGTAAAGCAGATGGATCAGGTGGTAGACAACTATGACAGCTTTAAGAATGTTTATTTCGGAAGAATCGTGAACAGGGTTTTTGTTTACAATAATGACCCCCTTAATCCCACAGCAGAAGAAATAAATGCCTTGGAATGCCCTTATAAAGATAAGGTCATTAAGCTTAATAAGCGAGTTATCCTCATATACCCCTATGTGGGAATGCGGCATGATTTTTATAATTTCAGCAACAACATTGATGCCGTTGTTTACGGGGTATACCATTCAGGAACATTTTTCACCGAAAAAAACTATCCCGACAATTCAATCAATAAGCTGATAGATAAACTTGCAGAGAACAATATTCCTTTGTTTATTGCGGAAATAAGCTCTCAAGGCGACCATTATGAATCCGTTACGAATCTTGCCTCCGACTGCAATGTAAACCTTGCCTATGATATCTCTTTTGAAAACTTATATGCAAAAGTCCTTATAGGCCTTGAACTATGCGAAAATGCAAAGGACATTAACAACTTTATAAACGGCACTAATATTTTCTTTGAAAAAATAGTTTAG
- a CDS encoding FMN-binding protein, whose translation MGGTKIIVLKLKEIIKTALIVIAGIILILLLIKFFLPKDKDNAGESVRYMPGTYTAEIYLSKGSADVEVTVSEDKITKVALKNIDESQEVFYPLLKPTMEIIASEILETQSLTVDIPSENTVTGQVLVGAIEEALEKAKQN comes from the coding sequence ATGGGCGGAACTAAAATAATAGTGCTTAAATTAAAGGAGATAATTAAAACCGCATTAATCGTCATTGCCGGTATTATTCTTATACTCCTGCTTATTAAGTTTTTCCTGCCGAAAGATAAAGACAATGCCGGGGAAAGTGTAAGATACATGCCGGGTACATATACTGCAGAGATTTATTTAAGCAAAGGTAGCGCTGATGTGGAGGTTACTGTTTCGGAAGATAAGATAACAAAGGTTGCACTTAAGAATATCGATGAGAGCCAGGAGGTTTTTTATCCTCTTCTTAAGCCTACTATGGAAATTATAGCCTCTGAAATACTTGAAACCCAGTCTCTTACAGTAGACATACCATCGGAAAACACGGTAACGGGACAGGTGCTTGTAGGAGCAATAGAAGAAGCCTTGGAAAAGGCCAAGCAGAATTAA